TTGACGCACTGCTGCCGGACGCGTACCTTAAACTGCGGGATAAAGCGATGCACGAATTAGGCGTCGGCACGATGCGAGACATGACGGATATCGTTACCGGCATCGTAATCCCTTCCCTGTTTTTTTCCGAATACACGGTCAAAGAAAAAGTCAATTTATGGAAAGGAAAAATGCATTCCGGCGTCGGCGTGCTGTGGACTGAAATGCTTTCACACGATCTGATGCAGGAAAATACCGATTTCAAGATTCCCGTATATTTTCTGCACGGTGTATACGACTACACCTGTTCGTACGAGTTGGCAAAAGAATATTTCGACGCAATCTCCGCACCGCGGAAAGGATTTTATACGTTCAACAATTCGGCTCACAGTCCGATATTTGAAGAACCGCAGGAATGCGTGCAGACGATTAAAGCGCTGATACTGCCCCGCTGACGGTCTTCACCGTACGGATAAAAAACGGGGAGCGAACGGACGGAAACTATTTCCGACCGGCCGCTCCCCGGACGCATTCAAGATAAGTGTGAAGGATTCTTGAACACGGAGGATGATTACATCGTATCATCAGTGCCGTACATATAACAATTAAAAACTTGTTATATAACAGTTTTTTCATAAAATACGGCAGAATCGTCATTTTTTTCAAGCAAACCGCAGCGAGCGCAGCAAACCGGATATTTCCGCAACCGTCGTTTTTTGATAACCGGACCCTAATTGTGAAATAATTCACATAAAAGACGCAAACGTACCGTTTTCGGCATATTTCAGCACTCAAACCGGAAAAAACCCTGAAAAAAACCTTGACCTCGCGCTCCGTTCGGTGCTATGATGAAACCGTAAATTGTGAAATATTTCACAAAGCATAATCCGTTAGAGGACTATAATGCCGAATTTGCCGGAGCCGACCAGAAAACGTCTCGTTACTCTCGAATATCTGCTTTCACGGGAATTGCGGGAGCACGGCGAAGGTACGGACGCGGATGAAGACGCACCGGTACGGCAGACCGTAACCTCGTACGAACTGGCGGCGCGCACGGGATGGACCGACGCGACGATCCGGCGCGACATTTCCAAACTCGGCATAAAATGCGGTGCGTCGAACGGATACAATATCCGCGCGCTGCGTGAAGCGCTCCGCGGCACGCTTGATCCGGGTACGGCGCACGACGCAGCCGTAAAAAAATGCTGCATCGTCGGATTGGGAAAAATAGGCGCCGCGCTGCTCGATTACAGCGGGTTTGCGGAAGCGGGGTTCGTCCTTGCCGCAGGATTCGATGAAAGCGTCAACCGCGTGGAACTGCTGAACGCATCGTTTCCGCTCTACCCCGCGTCGCAGCTGGAACGGGTCGTCAGCCGCGAAGGCATTTCGTACGCCGTGCTGACCGTATCCGAGCGGGACGCAAACCGGTACGCAAAACGCCTCGCCTCATGCGGCGTTGCGGGAATAGTAAACTATACGGCGGCGCTGCTGACCGTACCGGCGAACACGGCGGTGGAAAACGTTTCCGTCGTCCACGCGCTGCGCAATCTGAATTCACGGAGCACCGTACCGTTCAAAAGCTGACGCTTACGGATCGGGCTGCCTGATAGCATACAAACGACAACCGAATATGCAGAGGAGTTAACACATGAATCGCGTGTACAATTTTTCCGCAGGACCTTCGTGCCTGCCCGAACCGGTGCTCAAAGAAGCGGCAGCGGAAATGCTCGATTACAACGGAACGGGACAGTCCGTCATGGAAATGAGTCATCGCTCCAAAGCGTACGAGCCGATTATCGAAAAAACGGAAGCGCTCGTCCGCAAACTCATGAACGTCCCCGAAAACTACAAAGTGCTGTTTCTTCAGGGCGGAGCGAGCACGCAGTTCGCCATGATTCCCATGAATCTGAAAAAACTCGGCAAAGCGGCGTACGTGGATACCGGCGTTTGGGCGGACAAAGCGATTAAAGAAGCAAAAAAATACCTGACGGTAGACGTGCTCGCTTCTTCAAAAGACAAGGGCTATTCGT
This sequence is a window from Treponema brennaborense DSM 12168. Protein-coding genes within it:
- a CDS encoding redox-sensing transcriptional repressor Rex, encoding MPNLPEPTRKRLVTLEYLLSRELREHGEGTDADEDAPVRQTVTSYELAARTGWTDATIRRDISKLGIKCGASNGYNIRALREALRGTLDPGTAHDAAVKKCCIVGLGKIGAALLDYSGFAEAGFVLAAGFDESVNRVELLNASFPLYPASQLERVVSREGISYAVLTVSERDANRYAKRLASCGVAGIVNYTAALLTVPANTAVENVSVVHALRNLNSRSTVPFKS